One Blattabacterium cuenoti DNA window includes the following coding sequences:
- a CDS encoding CPBP family glutamic-type intramembrane protease — MMFVVIILNDCITSFLPKEGPLLGNMYKEMEDFLKEESKNTISFFSTTVLLAPICEEVLFRGIILNGMLKNKIHPIKAILFSSFLFGLTHMNPWQFIGGMLIGSFIGFVYFITNSIIDCILLHVFNNAIAVFSMFFFMNMKLEKIFSEQENFNFLFILLITSCLVIPSGCVFLFFKKKEENKKNIR; from the coding sequence ATGATGTTTGTCGTGATAATACTGAATGACTGCATCACTTCATTTCTTCCAAAAGAAGGACCTCTATTAGGAAATATGTATAAGGAAATGGAGGATTTTTTGAAAGAAGAATCTAAAAATACAATCTCCTTTTTTTCTACTACTGTTTTGCTAGCCCCTATATGTGAAGAGGTTCTTTTTAGAGGAATTATTTTAAATGGAATGTTAAAAAATAAAATACATCCAATAAAAGCGATTCTATTTTCCTCTTTTTTATTTGGATTAACTCATATGAATCCTTGGCAATTCATAGGTGGGATGCTCATTGGAAGTTTCATAGGATTCGTTTATTTTATTACAAATTCCATAATAGATTGCATATTATTACATGTATTTAATAATGCTATTGCTGTCTTTTCTATGTTTTTTTTCATGAACATGAAACTTGAAAAAATTTTTTCAGAACAGGAAAATTTTAATTTTTTGTTTATTTTGTTAATAACTAGTTGTTTAGTTATTCCATCTGGTTGTGTTTTTCTTTTTTTTAAAAAAAAAGAAGAAAATAAGAAAAACATAAGATAA